ACGTCCTCTTTCGGGATATCGCCAAGCTCTGCCCACGCTTCACAAGCTAAAATCTCTACTTCCAACCAAGCTTGATAACGATTTTGTTCTGTCCAAATATTGCCCATCTCTTTACGCGTATAACGTTCTAACATCCTTTTAAATTCCTCCAGTTACTTCCAAATTTGCGTTTCTTCTAAATCTTCTAATACCGCAGTCGGGTTATTCGTCAACACAGTGACGTGGCCCATTTTGCGATTAATCTTCGCTTCTTTTTTACCATAATAATGTACAAACCACTTAGGATAATCCGCCATTTGCTCATTCACAGCATCCACATGTTGCCCTAAAATATTAATCATCACAGCCGGTTTCAATAGTTCAGGTTTCACTAATGGCAACCCAACAATCGCCCGAATATGCTGCGTAAACTGAGAAATCGAACAAGCTTCAATCGTATAGTGTCCGGAATTATGTGGTCTCGGAGCAAGTTCATTAACATAAATCGCGCCAGAACTTGTCACAAACATTTCTACTGCTAAAACGCCACACAATTGAAGAACATCCGCTAATTTTCTCGCAATTTCTTCTGCTTCTTCATGTACATCTTCCGCGACGTTTGCCGGAGCTGTCGATGTATGCAAAATATTATTTACATGCACATTTTCAGCAACAGGGAAAGTTTCAATTTGCCCATCTAAATTACGAGCAACCACCACAGAAATCTCTTTCTCAAATGGAATCCAAGCTTCTAATACACAAGAACCATAGCGCAACAATCGCGCTGCTGTTTCAATATCACTTGCATCATGAAGGACAACCTGCCCTTTCCCATCATAGCCCCCTTGTGCCGTTTTTAAAACCGCTGGGTAACCAATACTTTTAATTTCACTTTCAATCTCTTCTTGCTCAACAATCACCGCATATGGCGCA
The sequence above is a segment of the Listeria cossartiae subsp. cossartiae genome. Coding sequences within it:
- the purK gene encoding 5-(carboxyamino)imidazole ribonucleotide synthase → MDKKFLLTNSTIGIIGGGQLGRMLALAAKAMGYRIVVLDPTADCPAAQVSDEQIIADYDDKVALRELSEKADVVTYEFENIDYEALKMTQNLVSVPQGSELLSITQDRILEKAYLESANINIAPYAVIVEQEEIESEIKSIGYPAVLKTAQGGYDGKGQVVLHDASDIETAARLLRYGSCVLEAWIPFEKEISVVVARNLDGQIETFPVAENVHVNNILHTSTAPANVAEDVHEEAEEIARKLADVLQLCGVLAVEMFVTSSGAIYVNELAPRPHNSGHYTIEACSISQFTQHIRAIVGLPLVKPELLKPAVMINILGQHVDAVNEQMADYPKWFVHYYGKKEAKINRKMGHVTVLTNNPTAVLEDLEETQIWK